The following proteins are co-located in the Acidicapsa acidisoli genome:
- a CDS encoding APC family permease — translation MVVTFTFMRFALKPVRRKLRIIPLIAATYFMVSGGPYGIEDILGGAGFAKAILILVLLPFLWSLPTTLMIGELASSIPAEGGFYVWVRRALGSFWGYQEGWLSLAASVFDMAIYPTIFVSYLARFNPNLTEGPRAYLWSLLVVVVCCAWNLRGAPAVGEGTVGLFVLLLAPFAVFIALGFWHGFTAHPAIQWHAASTEASLSTAILVAMWNYMGWDNASTVAQEVENPQRNYPLAMVSAALLVAVTYILPLAAVALMGISVANFSTGSWADAARMIGGPVLATAVVAGGAINGFGMFNVLMMSYTRLPVAMAEDGMLPRFVTRRNSRGVPYVSVVLCALAWALALNLPFERLISIDLVLYGASLILEFVALVVLRLREPNLERPFKAGNFAVACALGLGPTALIGYALYASRDERVGSFSALLFAFLVALVGPVLYWLTAWSQSRRRLQETAAD, via the coding sequence TTGGTTGTTACATTCACATTCATGCGCTTTGCCCTCAAACCCGTCCGGCGGAAGCTTCGTATTATCCCGCTGATCGCGGCGACCTATTTCATGGTCTCGGGCGGACCGTATGGGATTGAAGACATTCTGGGTGGCGCCGGCTTCGCCAAAGCGATTTTGATTCTCGTCCTGCTGCCATTCCTGTGGAGCTTACCGACTACGCTCATGATCGGCGAACTGGCCAGCTCGATTCCAGCGGAGGGCGGCTTTTACGTCTGGGTCCGGCGTGCGCTTGGCTCCTTTTGGGGTTACCAGGAGGGATGGCTCTCACTTGCGGCAAGCGTCTTCGACATGGCCATTTACCCGACGATTTTTGTCAGTTATCTGGCCCGGTTCAATCCCAATCTGACGGAAGGCCCGCGCGCCTATCTTTGGTCGCTGCTGGTGGTCGTCGTCTGCTGCGCGTGGAACCTGCGCGGCGCTCCGGCTGTTGGCGAGGGCACGGTAGGGCTTTTCGTGCTCCTGCTGGCTCCGTTCGCGGTTTTCATCGCACTTGGCTTCTGGCATGGCTTTACAGCTCATCCTGCGATCCAGTGGCACGCAGCGTCCACCGAGGCTTCGCTCTCCACAGCCATACTGGTCGCCATGTGGAACTACATGGGGTGGGACAACGCCTCCACTGTGGCGCAGGAGGTGGAAAACCCACAGCGCAATTACCCACTTGCGATGGTTTCTGCAGCGCTGCTGGTGGCGGTCACGTATATCCTGCCGCTGGCGGCGGTCGCTCTGATGGGTATTTCGGTGGCGAACTTCTCGACCGGGTCGTGGGCAGACGCGGCGCGCATGATCGGCGGACCAGTGCTGGCGACAGCGGTCGTCGCCGGGGGAGCCATCAACGGCTTCGGCATGTTCAACGTGCTCATGATGAGCTACACCCGTCTGCCCGTCGCCATGGCAGAGGATGGAATGCTGCCCAGATTCGTGACCCGGCGCAACAGCCGCGGAGTGCCCTACGTCTCTGTGGTGCTTTGCGCCCTTGCTTGGGCACTGGCGCTCAACCTGCCGTTTGAGCGATTGATTTCGATCGACCTGGTGCTGTATGGCGCGAGCCTGATCCTGGAATTCGTGGCTCTGGTCGTGCTGCGGCTGCGCGAGCCCAATCTGGAGCGGCCTTTCAAAGCCGGCAACTTTGCCGTTGCCTGCGCTCTGGGGCTGGGTCCGACGGCGCTGATCGGCTACGCGCTCTACGCCTCGCGCGACGAACGAGTGGGCAGCTTCTCCGCGTTGCTGTTTGCTTTTCTGGTCGCGCTGGTTGGTCCGGTTCTCTACTGGCTCACAGCATGGAGCCAAAGCCGGCGGCGTCTGCAGGAGACGGCGGCGGATTAA
- a CDS encoding DUF6602 domain-containing protein, producing MIKNVAALLKAFQEREIEAIQRSGISHAPTIGAQYEGMTGSVLKMMIPQELELQVVSGFVEGVDGTLSGQIDGMLVRGSGTPIPGIQ from the coding sequence GTGATCAAGAACGTGGCTGCATTGCTTAAAGCTTTCCAGGAAAGAGAGATCGAAGCGATCCAGCGCTCTGGTATCAGTCATGCTCCTACTATCGGGGCGCAATATGAAGGGATGACCGGCTCAGTCCTCAAGATGATGATCCCTCAAGAACTGGAACTTCAGGTTGTTTCGGGCTTTGTCGAAGGCGTGGATGGCACGCTCAGCGGTCAGATTGACGGAATGCTTGTTCGGGGCTCCGGCACTCCGATTCCAGGGATTCAATAG
- a CDS encoding sigma-70 family RNA polymerase sigma factor: MKPLKPDSGDGNSITALLQQLSEGNREVEAALIPQIYPELRQLAARYMRHERRNHTLQPTALVHEAYERLVQQPQIPWQNRAHFYASASQLMRHILVDHARTRQAAKRGGIQHQVTLDEALLPEAGQSADILAVHEALERLARFDARQSRIVEMHFFGGLTFEEMASVLGVSDRTVKRDWSMARAWLKGELTSKQL; encoded by the coding sequence ATGAAGCCTCTCAAACCCGACTCGGGTGACGGGAACTCCATTACTGCTCTGCTACAGCAACTCAGCGAAGGGAACAGAGAAGTAGAGGCGGCCCTAATCCCTCAAATCTACCCGGAACTACGGCAACTGGCGGCCCGCTATATGCGACACGAGCGCCGGAATCACACATTGCAGCCTACAGCGCTCGTCCACGAGGCTTATGAAAGACTCGTCCAGCAACCGCAGATTCCATGGCAGAATCGTGCGCATTTTTATGCATCTGCCTCTCAACTCATGCGCCATATCCTCGTAGATCATGCCCGCACCCGCCAAGCTGCTAAGCGAGGGGGTATTCAACATCAAGTAACACTGGACGAAGCACTTCTTCCGGAGGCTGGCCAATCCGCAGACATACTCGCCGTACACGAAGCACTTGAACGCTTAGCCAGGTTCGACGCCAGGCAATCACGGATCGTGGAGATGCATTTCTTTGGTGGATTGACATTTGAGGAGATGGCGTCGGTCCTGGGAGTGTCAGACCGCACAGTAAAACGAGATTGGAGCATGGCGCGAGCATGGCTGAAGGGAGAACTAACATCGAAGCAACTATGA
- the purS gene encoding phosphoribosylformylglycinamidine synthase subunit PurS: protein MKAHVYVTLKTSVLDPQGQTIQNALKKIQFTGVESVRQGKYFVLSLAAGLTPEAARGEVERVAKEVLTNPVIEDYTYRIEE, encoded by the coding sequence ATGAAGGCACATGTCTATGTCACGTTGAAGACTTCTGTTCTCGATCCCCAGGGGCAGACGATCCAAAATGCACTGAAAAAGATTCAATTCACCGGCGTCGAAAGCGTCCGTCAGGGCAAGTATTTCGTGCTTTCTCTTGCCGCAGGGCTGACCCCGGAAGCCGCTCGCGGAGAGGTTGAACGCGTCGCCAAAGAGGTCTTGACCAACCCCGTCATCGAGGATTACACCTATCGCATTGAGGAGTAG
- a CDS encoding YkgB family protein, which yields MNATYQAATMPKASGIRRIYRAAASLDRFGMGLLRLALVIVLVWIGGLKFANYEADGIVPLVANSPLMSYVYHHPAPEYRAHMNKEGVLNAANHQWHETNGTYPVSYGLGIVIVSIGILIALHPRLPQVAAVGSFLLILMACTTLSFLVTTPEAWVPALGDSTHGFPYLSGAGRLIVKDVIMLGAAFVTLADSAKAYLQRTN from the coding sequence ATGAACGCAACGTATCAAGCGGCGACAATGCCCAAAGCTAGCGGAATCCGGCGCATTTACCGGGCAGCAGCATCGCTGGACCGGTTTGGAATGGGCCTCCTGCGCCTCGCGCTGGTCATTGTACTGGTCTGGATTGGCGGTCTGAAGTTCGCCAACTACGAGGCAGATGGCATTGTGCCTTTGGTGGCGAACAGCCCATTGATGAGCTATGTCTACCACCACCCTGCGCCCGAGTACCGCGCGCACATGAACAAGGAAGGTGTGCTGAACGCCGCAAACCATCAATGGCATGAGACCAACGGAACCTACCCCGTTTCTTACGGTCTTGGAATCGTGATCGTGTCCATAGGTATTCTCATCGCTCTTCATCCGCGCCTGCCACAGGTGGCTGCGGTCGGCAGCTTTCTGCTCATTCTGATGGCGTGTACGACTTTGTCCTTTCTCGTGACGACGCCTGAGGCCTGGGTACCCGCTCTCGGTGACTCAACTCACGGGTTCCCGTATCTCTCCGGCGCGGGCCGCTTGATCGTGAAGGACGTCATCATGCTCGGCGCTGCCTTTGTCACACTGGCTGACTCGGCCAAGGCGTACCTGCAGCGCACGAATTAA
- a CDS encoding serine/threonine-protein kinase, whose translation MAEGRTNIEATMTPELWQRLKPLYEAALDLPKEQRAQYVSDVCKDDVCLKDELEKLLKSTTERTLPLDNPLIQFGKIFREGQRTLSDGQVLLNRFRIVRHLGSGGMGEVYEAEDLFLRGVHIALKTIHPDISGDPMMQKRLEREVLLAQEVTHPNLCPIHTIFHCDDPPPAYSFLTMKLLPGQTLAARLQESSQITNEDGLSILRQMSLGIGAIHAAGIVHRDIKTNNIMVVGSGPGLHLWITDFGLARAYETESTALTVGAVGGTPGYIAPELFLMDPPSQASDLFALGVVLHEVFAGEKPRPVPGTHSYTISPRLTAPKVPSLCVHLITECLQDAPQRRCTAFADALETFDSKLDRSHYIGRSGQFWTRRRFAATAAVGVCAVAGGTWWKWDELDNVLHPLPPKRFVALLNWPKTSDSRLTPMLTGALSAIKSELSRLEAFDRDLLVITPEDAGTELMQMDHLKDICDSLGANLVLAASVQPTPRYFKVLFRLLDPVSERLLRERTLETSIAAITSLPQKAVKAASDLLNLRHPFANNSVSNEPGTESAAAFSAFQAGEDLMKQPNDAGLNPAIDKYKLAVEQDVHFAKGYAKLALAYCRLATLRHDSGALELARGNSRLALGLDTNLVDGHMAMASVYEQSGDMPSALQEISRALAIDPSNPVTLVWQAQIYTRLNRWAEAEATYQRILNQRPNFWLAYNEWGVVLNDQGKYSEAIQKFQAASIAAPRNSLAFNNVGSIYLQTGHYPEAIDNFTKSLMLKPNALAASNISAALRTEGKPADALPFALKAVELDSADDNNWLELADCYASLPGKQRAAKEAYLKAAITAERRLQIDASDGASWMQLALYKAKSGAPQISLSLIKKAESLGAGDIDSQLCKARVLELLGYRDEALETLRACLLKGATDFQISSVSDLRTLARDPRYRKLLHTNPAT comes from the coding sequence ATGGCTGAAGGGAGAACTAACATCGAAGCAACTATGACTCCCGAACTTTGGCAACGGCTAAAACCGCTATATGAGGCTGCCCTCGATTTGCCAAAGGAACAGCGCGCCCAATATGTCTCAGACGTCTGCAAAGACGACGTGTGCTTGAAAGATGAGTTAGAGAAGCTGCTGAAATCTACGACTGAGCGAACACTTCCGCTCGACAATCCACTAATTCAATTTGGCAAGATATTCCGTGAGGGTCAGCGGACGCTTTCTGACGGGCAAGTGCTCCTAAATCGATTCCGGATTGTGAGGCATCTAGGATCGGGTGGCATGGGAGAGGTTTACGAGGCTGAAGACCTCTTCCTGCGGGGTGTTCACATTGCACTTAAAACGATTCATCCGGACATATCCGGCGATCCCATGATGCAGAAGCGCCTGGAGCGGGAGGTCCTGCTTGCGCAAGAAGTGACGCATCCGAATCTCTGTCCAATCCATACAATCTTTCACTGCGACGATCCGCCGCCTGCTTATTCGTTTCTGACCATGAAGCTGTTGCCCGGGCAGACACTGGCCGCACGATTGCAAGAGTCTTCCCAAATAACTAATGAGGACGGACTCTCAATTCTCCGCCAGATGTCTCTGGGAATTGGCGCTATCCACGCCGCAGGCATAGTCCATCGGGATATCAAAACGAACAATATCATGGTTGTCGGAAGCGGCCCCGGCCTGCATCTGTGGATCACCGATTTTGGCTTGGCGCGCGCCTACGAAACTGAATCGACCGCCTTGACGGTAGGAGCAGTAGGGGGAACACCCGGATACATCGCCCCGGAGCTGTTTCTTATGGACCCACCGTCCCAGGCCAGCGATCTTTTTGCTCTTGGCGTCGTCCTCCACGAGGTTTTTGCCGGAGAAAAGCCAAGGCCCGTTCCCGGCACGCATTCCTATACGATCAGCCCTCGGTTGACGGCCCCGAAAGTACCGTCACTTTGCGTTCACCTTATAACCGAGTGCCTCCAGGATGCCCCGCAGCGAAGATGCACCGCCTTTGCGGATGCTTTAGAAACTTTCGATTCCAAACTCGATCGCAGCCACTACATAGGTCGATCAGGACAATTCTGGACCCGACGTCGCTTTGCAGCCACCGCGGCGGTTGGCGTTTGTGCCGTTGCCGGAGGCACCTGGTGGAAATGGGATGAACTCGATAATGTGCTCCACCCGTTACCTCCGAAGCGCTTTGTCGCCCTTCTAAATTGGCCCAAGACCTCTGATTCCCGACTCACGCCGATGCTGACTGGGGCGCTTAGTGCGATCAAAAGCGAACTCTCGCGCCTTGAGGCGTTTGATCGGGACCTGTTAGTGATTACGCCTGAGGATGCGGGTACTGAGTTGATGCAAATGGATCACCTCAAAGACATCTGCGATTCATTAGGTGCAAACCTCGTCTTGGCGGCCTCGGTCCAGCCAACTCCGAGATACTTCAAAGTGCTTTTCAGGTTGCTAGATCCTGTATCCGAGCGCTTACTGCGCGAACGAACGCTAGAGACTTCTATTGCGGCGATAACCTCATTGCCACAGAAGGCAGTTAAGGCTGCGTCGGATTTGCTGAACTTACGTCATCCTTTTGCCAACAATTCCGTATCTAATGAACCAGGCACGGAGTCCGCTGCAGCGTTCAGCGCCTTTCAGGCAGGCGAAGATTTGATGAAGCAGCCGAATGATGCCGGTCTGAATCCTGCCATCGATAAGTACAAACTTGCCGTCGAGCAAGACGTGCACTTCGCCAAAGGCTATGCGAAGCTGGCCCTCGCATATTGCCGCCTCGCCACTCTGCGACACGATTCCGGCGCTCTCGAATTAGCCCGGGGAAATTCTAGGCTTGCCTTGGGACTCGACACGAATCTGGTAGACGGCCATATGGCCATGGCGTCCGTCTATGAGCAAAGTGGCGATATGCCTTCCGCCTTGCAGGAGATATCCAGGGCCTTGGCTATTGATCCCTCTAACCCTGTCACTCTAGTGTGGCAGGCCCAAATTTACACCCGCCTCAACCGTTGGGCTGAAGCCGAAGCCACCTATCAAAGGATATTGAACCAACGGCCTAACTTCTGGCTCGCCTATAACGAATGGGGCGTAGTCTTGAATGACCAGGGCAAATATTCCGAAGCGATTCAGAAATTCCAGGCAGCCTCCATTGCTGCTCCCCGTAACTCACTCGCCTTCAATAACGTCGGTTCGATCTATCTTCAGACGGGGCACTACCCCGAAGCCATTGACAATTTCACGAAAAGCCTTATGCTAAAGCCCAATGCTTTAGCTGCGTCTAACATCTCCGCTGCTTTGCGTACCGAGGGAAAACCCGCCGATGCGCTTCCATTTGCTTTAAAGGCCGTCGAACTGGATTCCGCGGACGATAACAACTGGCTAGAACTGGCGGACTGCTATGCTTCGCTTCCCGGAAAACAACGTGCCGCCAAGGAAGCTTACCTGAAGGCGGCGATAACTGCAGAGCGACGCCTGCAGATCGATGCGTCGGACGGGGCCTCCTGGATGCAACTCGCTCTGTACAAGGCCAAATCGGGCGCCCCCCAGATCTCGCTCTCGTTGATCAAGAAGGCTGAATCACTTGGAGCAGGGGACATTGACTCACAGCTTTGCAAGGCCAGGGTCTTGGAACTGTTGGGTTATCGAGACGAAGCGCTCGAGACACTGAGAGCTTGCCTATTAAAGGGGGCAACCGATTTTCAGATCTCCTCTGTCTCTGATCTGCGAACCCTCGCGCGCGACCCGCGCTACCGCAAACTCCTTCATACCAATCCAGCAACCTAG
- a CDS encoding AraC family transcriptional regulator, translating to MDSLSPLFTQFTLSACVFFSGRLCGVSGDHATETAGHLHLLRKGVLTVERPDGQRQMLTEPSVLFYPRSCRHRLWADEASGAEIVCALIEFGAEMQNPLVRGLPELLVIPLKSMKELEPAIELLFTEASGEHPGRQAAINRLAEYAVVLIFRAAMREHLIHSGVLMGLADPRLARAIAAMHAEPEHPWSLEALAGKAGMSRARFAAHFRQVVGVTPFEYLTDWRIGIAQTLLKKGKPLKIVAPSVGYASSIALTRAFCQRVGQSPTEWTMQNRGRIRHAGATIE from the coding sequence ATGGACAGCCTTTCCCCGCTTTTTACACAGTTCACCCTTTCCGCATGCGTCTTTTTCTCGGGCCGACTCTGTGGCGTCTCCGGCGACCATGCGACGGAAACTGCCGGGCATCTCCATCTGCTGCGGAAGGGAGTACTGACTGTGGAGCGGCCAGACGGCCAGCGGCAGATGCTGACCGAGCCCAGCGTCCTGTTTTATCCGCGCTCTTGCCGCCATCGGCTCTGGGCCGATGAGGCGAGCGGCGCCGAGATTGTGTGCGCCCTTATCGAATTTGGCGCCGAGATGCAGAATCCGCTGGTACGCGGGCTGCCCGAACTGCTGGTTATTCCCTTGAAATCGATGAAAGAGCTTGAGCCGGCTATTGAACTGCTTTTCACGGAAGCTTCGGGAGAGCATCCGGGCCGTCAGGCGGCGATTAACCGGCTTGCGGAGTATGCTGTCGTGCTCATCTTCCGCGCGGCGATGCGGGAGCATCTGATTCACAGCGGAGTACTGATGGGGTTGGCCGATCCCCGGCTGGCCAGGGCCATCGCCGCCATGCACGCGGAGCCCGAACATCCATGGTCACTGGAAGCGCTCGCCGGAAAAGCCGGAATGTCCCGCGCTCGATTCGCAGCGCACTTTCGCCAGGTCGTGGGTGTCACGCCATTCGAATACCTCACAGACTGGCGTATAGGGATAGCTCAGACGCTGCTGAAAAAGGGAAAGCCGCTCAAGATCGTGGCTCCATCAGTCGGCTATGCCAGTTCGATCGCGCTCACGCGCGCATTCTGCCAGCGCGTTGGGCAGTCTCCCACGGAATGGACAATGCAAAATCGGGGAAGAATTAGGCATGCGGGCGCCACAATTGAGTGA
- a CDS encoding inorganic diphosphatase — protein sequence MINYLELPVGDRAPEIFRAVIEIPKDGTNKFEYDKELHVFKLDRNLYSPVHYPGDYGFIPSTLSDDGDPLDVLVLVPGPSFPGCVQEVRPIGLMEMLDQGVLDEKVLAVGNSNPRYNNVWNYTDIYPHMLKEITHFFSIYKDLEGKRVEIKGWHDAAYARDHVVRAMKLFEDTKLKKAQKA from the coding sequence ATGATCAATTACCTGGAGTTGCCGGTCGGCGACCGTGCCCCTGAGATCTTTCGAGCAGTTATCGAGATTCCCAAGGACGGGACCAACAAGTTCGAGTACGACAAGGAGTTACACGTCTTCAAGCTCGACCGCAACCTTTATTCCCCAGTTCATTATCCCGGCGATTACGGATTTATTCCCTCAACTTTGAGCGACGACGGCGACCCTCTGGATGTCCTTGTGCTCGTACCGGGACCGAGCTTCCCGGGCTGCGTGCAGGAAGTCCGCCCGATTGGCCTGATGGAGATGCTCGATCAGGGCGTGCTCGACGAAAAGGTACTGGCAGTCGGCAATTCCAATCCCCGCTACAACAACGTCTGGAACTACACAGACATCTACCCGCATATGCTCAAGGAAATCACGCATTTCTTCTCGATCTACAAGGATCTGGAAGGCAAGCGCGTCGAGATCAAAGGCTGGCACGATGCGGCGTATGCCCGGGATCATGTCGTGCGAGCCATGAAGCTCTTTGAAGACACCAAACTGAAAAAGGCGCAGAAGGCCTGA